The Chloroflexota bacterium genomic sequence TCACAATAGCCACATAATCTAGCAAATCGGTGAGACAGAAGTGGTCGGAAACGAAGCCAGTGTGCATCCGAGGGCTTCCTGCCGCGATCATGGCTGTAATAGTTCACCCAGCCCGTGGTGTACTTCCCGCGTATCGCCCGTAGGCTCGCGGGTGGTGGCCCGCGATCGACAGTATGCAAGATTAGGGTCGGCTACCGTCGGGAGAATCATCTCCTTCTCTGCCGCTACCGCTCGCTGAGTCATCCGGCCTTGCTATGGCTTCCTGAACCTCACTAGCCATACGGGCAATCTCGGCAGCCATCGGCGCATTCATAATCTGGGTGCCGACACGGGCACGCAGGCACTCTAGCTCCTCACGCTCAGCCGCAGAGAGATCTCGCCGCCTGCGTAATGATGCAAGGCGTTGGAGGGACTGTGTTGTAGAAAGATCCGTGGGCTCAGGAAGACCAAATATATGACGCAGAATCTCATCGGCAGTCCAACCGAATATATCCGACGGACTCGGCGAAACACTTATGCCGCCAGACGCGTCCTGCCGAAGCAGATGAACTTGTTGAGCCTCTAGGCCCGCGAGCATTAATGGTGAATGTGTAGAACAAAATATCTGGAGATTCGGGAAATGATCGGTTAATGTCGGGATGATCCTCCGCTGCCAAGACGGATGTAAGTGAGCATCAATCTCATCAATGATTACCGTTCCGGGCCTAGTTGCAAGATCTTCCGGAAAATCATAGTATTCGGCATATCCGAATATGAGCTGGGCCAGGCAATGAATCACGGACATCGTTCCTTGGCTAAGGGAGTCCATCGGGAGTTCTTCGGTCAGCGTTTTCACTTTTGGATAAAGGCCCCGATTATCTTCTCCAATACCGGCAAATTCAAGAGGAAATCCCTCTGTTATATCAGATGCAATTGATATCACGCTTCCAAATACTTGCCGAATCTCCGGGCGATTGAGTCGCAGTGATGCATAATCGAGATCTATAATCTTCTGGATTAGTGTGTGATTGCTCAGCAACAACGGTGCGCTCAATAGAAGGCGTGTGCGTTTCGATAATTCAGGGTCCTCCTGTTGTTGCGCCCGGTGCAAGAAGCTCCGTAGCTCGGCGGGCGGCATGCGATGTACTAGCGACGGCC encodes the following:
- a CDS encoding AAA family ATPase produces the protein MPVTELKLSNIGPFDEIELTFDRQVNILTGPNNTGKSTILWALGELLVFPFTLPERSLKDPTSTWQIRMTSNDNIYNFSGSFPVDITDDLIEAYKAIGYTCYIPGQRYSTDFRSPGPGSARDLDVHIDAHLELISQARPSLVHRMPPAELRSFLHRAQQQEDPELSKRTRLLLSAPLLLSNHTLIQKIIDLDYASLRLNRPEIRQVFGSVISIASDITEGFPLEFAGIGEDNRGLYPKVKTLTEELPMDSLSQGTMSVIHCLAQLIFGYAEYYDFPEDLATRPGTVIIDEIDAHLHPSWQRRIIPTLTDHFPNLQIFCSTHSPLMLAGLEAQQVHLLRQDASGGISVSPSPSDIFGWTADEILRHIFGLPEPTDLSTTQSLQRLASLRRRRDLSAAEREELECLRARVGTQIMNAPMAAEIARMASEVQEAIARPDDSASGSGREGDDSPDGSRP